One Coffea eugenioides isolate CCC68of chromosome 2, Ceug_1.0, whole genome shotgun sequence genomic window, TATATTCTGTGTGTGCCACTAATTTGGCTAACAAAACAGAAGTAGAGAACTGTGGAGATTGTTTGATTGAAGAAAATGATGTATGTATACATGGAtggtttttttttcaatacCTTGTAAACATATATGGACAAACTGATTTCTGTTGAGATTGGTACCCCATTCAAGATAGTCATCAGCATTCTTTTCTACATAGGCACGCAAGTGACATTTCCGTGGCAAATTAGCAAAGATGCTTTTACATACCTTATCTCCTTGAAGTTTGAACAGAACCCAGAATAATTCTGTATAAATAAGCCAATTTTCATGGTTCAGGACAAGTAGAAGAATTTTGATAACCTGTTCAGCCTAAAGAGAAAAAAGATGATGAAAGGCATAACTTGTTCAGTCCTGTTCATGGTGGCCTCAGTCCTAATCATGGTGCAGGCAGGGCAGGGCATGAGTCTGACATGTGGTCAAGTGGACACATTACTGGCTCCATGCATACCTTATCTCACACATGGCGGTGAACCGGGACCGGAATGTTGCAACGGCGTGAGAAGCACAAAGGCTTTGGCTCAAAACACAGAGGACAAGAGGCAAGTCTGCATGTGTGTAAAAGAAGCTGCCAACCGCTATGCAAACCTTGAAGATGACGCTGTGCAAGCCCTACCGGTCAAGTGTGGCGTTGACGTGGACATTCCTGTCTCTCGGAAAATAAATTGTGATGTGTGAGTTTCTAGTTTCTTTTATGTTTTCTTGTGATTTTCTGATCTAGAGAGCCCAAATAATCTGATGCTGCTAGTTGGCGTGCATTCATAAGtttaaggcaattaaggccttTGTTCTCGGTTGATTtagattttacaaaatctgattaTAGAGAATAATCAGAATCAGCCAAAGCTACTCTTTGGATGATTTATAGATTTTAGCTTTTTTGGGTCATTAGAAAATCTACAatcaaaatacaaaaacaaCCGAGAACGTcacaaaaaaaaactgattatcCAAGATCAGAATCTATAATCAGTTAAAATAATCAATCGAGAACAAAGCCTAAATACCAACAGCTGCTTTGTATTCACGagtttgtttgcattgagtgaAAGTAGTATTATAGACACCATGATCTCATCACAAGCATGTTAAAAAGTCTTAGATGTTACCCTCTATCGGCTGAGAAAATCTCGTGAGCTTCTATAGATTAAAGGGTGGATGTGCCAAAAATTTTAGAGTTAAGGGAAGAGAATAAATAAGTATTCTTGTTATCACATGAACTTCCACTGTACTATTTATTACTCATGCAACCTTCGGTGCTAATCActtcttcattttttattttttttaaaaattttggatgCGTGCAGCATCAACTGAAATGATGGGGGAGAAATGAACAGGAGGCTCTTGGACGTTTTTCAATCTCTGCCTTATTTTGCCCGTTTGGAGAATAAAGAATTCCATGGGTTTGAGACCAAGATGTGTAATAATCTAGTATCTAGTGGGATGCAAGTTTGGTTATGgatattcttttcttttctactaAATAAATAAGGATGCATTTACACAACGAACTCGTCCTTACATGGTGAAATTTATAGTCATGTATGTGTCATGTTTCCTCCTCCTAGGCCCTTCTATGTCTTTGCATATATCTTAAAAGTAAGATGTCATCAACCcctttatatattttggaagaaaaacctgtCAATTTTCCACCTCCGGGAATATTTGTTTTCCAcgttaaaacttatcttttccaataataattcaaaattttctaagtttagCTATGCTTTATTTCGTCATCTTCTCAAAGATTAAACAAATACCTTCCTCGTCATTGTGATCCACGAGGCATGGCCCATGAGAGCTAGTCAATAGAAACTCAATGTTTTTATTTTGGTAGAAAAATCCAACACTATCcatgtgttcaatttttttctctctttcaaTTGGAAAAATTAGTTCTGAATACAGCACAGGAAGTTTCTCCTCTTGTCACCACGCATGGAGCCGCGTAGCGACTCGTGCACATAATCGGGACATTATTCATGGGTTTGAAGAAGTTTCTCTTCAATTGGAAAAATCCAACTACACCCACAAATTAAAAagacattattattattgcaccaAGAGAAGAAAGACAGAGGAGGTAACTTCTGAATCGGAAACAACATAAGACGGATAAAAGCAATTGATGCCAATAGAATGATTAAAACTTGGAAGAACTTGCAGATACCAATCCACTAATCAGTTTTCCTTTCATCTTAGGATGAGAATGAAAACGTGCATTCTCAGATCCTGGGCCATATATTGCACTGCAGCAGCCAGCTACTTCCACAACTGTATAGGTAAAACTCAGGCACCACTACAATCCTAATATCTCTTCTGTTGAAATCAAAAGGGCAATCAACGCCAGCAAATACTTTTAGCCGCATCACCATATCTGACTTTCTTGTCGCGAACTCGAGATGTAAATGACAGGTTCAAATTCAACCTAAGCTACTCAACATCTGGGTCCAAATGATTTACCCAATACATTTTCCAAGAGGCAACACTAACATCAAAAAGCATCAAAGGTGTCTTGTCAGCCATGTAACAAAAAGCTTGCTTGTCGCCTGACCGGTATGACCAGTGATTCTCGTCTTTTCTTCACCCCATAGGATGTCGCCTCCTGCACATTTTCaggaaatttttaaaaaatgaaaacagtcGATCCATTATATAGCAAGTCAGGGACAAATATTACAGATTACAAACCCGTTTGCACCACCCTCTCCTAAGTCCAAGCATAAACCAATCAAATGATTGAGAATAGTAGTCTCGAGACTAGAGAATGTAGGTGCAAATTCATTGGTGCCCCGAGTGGACCGGTACTCAAAAGTTCAAAGCAGCAATGGAAAACCCCTTTATGGGGCAAAACCAACTTAAAGAAGAAAAAGCTATGGCAGTTACCTCTTAGGCCGTCCTCGATCTTCCTCATAGTCCATCATTCCACCTTCAGAGTAGATCTCCTCGTGCCCTCGGAAGTCAATGTCGGCCTGCTTACAGTTTTTAACTTCTGCCACAACGTAAGTAAGACACATCGACAAACATATCCCAGTGCATGGAAATATATTCGGAAGAGACGCTGCTTAGAACTACAGCAATTTGATGATTTTGGCTCAAAACACAAGTCATTTCCATGCAGCAGGGTAAGACAAATGAAATAATCTCACTTCAGGTGTAACTTTAAAAGATCCTAACATGTCTTGTTTTGTTAGGAAAAGAATAGAGGGAAACAAGAAACTGAGAAAAGAACCAAATTTACCAGTCTTGACCACTTTGAAATAAATTGACGTACGGAGAAGCCAGAATAAGCAAACCGAAGCAACAGTAATGTTTAGGTCCCTTGGCATaaactatgttaagtgaatcTAATGGCATCAAAACATAGCATATAGCTAAAACTCCAAAATTCTAAAAGCCTCCTCCACGTCCCCTCCAAGAAGCTCAATAAAAAGACCATGACTAGGAAAAGAGATAAACAACTTCCACCACCTTCCTATTCAGATAACAGTTGTACGGGCTCCAAGAAGTTCAGCAAGTAAAACTCGGACCAAATTTGAACATGCGACTAAacaaaactctctctctctctctccccccccccTCTTGATCCATGTGATTTTGTTCTAACAATTACTTCTTAAAAGCCAAACATCTTGTTGTAACAATTAAAGAAATCATTCTGTTGTCTTTTTTTAAAAGCAATAATAAAATGGAATGACATGGTTATGTTGGAATGGAAATCTTAAGGATAATTAGAGCTAAACTTCAATTAACTGACCTTCAGGGATTTCTTTACTTCTTCGACTTTTTCTTCAACTTCTTTACCATGCTTCTTGTCCAACTCACTCATGGTATCTGCCCATTTAATCTTCTCCTGAATGGAGACAAGTAAGTTGTCCGATGTCACCAACCTGTGTTTTTCATTataccaacaaaaaaaaaaaaaaaactttaataAGCAAGTTGAAAATTTCGCTTGCCACAATAATCCATAACTTACAGATTATCATATTTCTATTCTCTTTTAATAAACTACTACTTACTTTCATAAAATGGATGTGCAGGACCTACAAATATGTTTTAATTTTCAGAATTCAATTTATGTCTTATGGCCCAACAAGTTtcccaaaacctacaaatgtaATCTTCCAAATTATCACAAAAAGTCAAATATGGATCACAGTCAACTTAAACAACGGTTAAGCCATTAGAATTTAGGGTAAATCACACTTTGCCCCCGTGAACTTTAGGGGTAGTCACATTTTTCCACCCTCAACCTTAAAAATATAAACTTCACCCCCCATGAGGACTAGTCAAAGTTAGAAatttaaaaaagataaaaaaaagtgaatgCAATGACATTATTGCCCCTCTATTTATGATTATATTTATAACTTTGTATTCTATCCCTTTTATTgcaaaatatatacatcttcTCTATGGTATCTGctatacaaaaaattaaatttataaaagcttaaaaaaattttatgttcAGTTTATTATTCTTAAAAGGTTTCCCGTAGAATCGATGTTCACTTTTATATATACTTTGTTCAAGTTATTAGACTTTAAATAAAACAATTAAGATAAATAACAAAGTACTAACAATAAACAGAGTtagcaaatttttggaaaagtAAGGCAACATTAAACTCGTTATTTTTTGGAAACTAgtattttttatatttgtttATGTAAACTGTTAAATAATATTATTGtcattttttatttgtcaaaTGAATCAAACATTAAATACTTAACCAAAATTGTTAAAAAGGGCTGATATGCCTTATTTTTCAACTTAAAGGAGGAAAATAGAGATTAAGTCAAGCATTACATTTTTTCTGGGGAAGAAAAGGACAATCATAATAAACCATATGAATAATTTTGACAATAAAGGGCAACGGTGTCATAACACTCACTTCTTTTTTATGGAGTTCAGATTTTCAAGGTTGACTAGTCTTCGTTGGGGTGAAGTGTATATTTTTAAGGTTTGAGGTTGGTAAAGTATGTCCCCTCAAAGTTCAGGATGGTAAAGTATTATTAACCCCAGATTTTATATGGTAATCACAGGCAATGCTCAGTAAATCCGTCCAATACAAAGTAAACACAATTAACAAAATGTTAGGCAGTCACGCCCCCATAAGCTCTCATTGCAGAGAAAACCTTTCCTTCAGGAACCAGATATCCAAGAAAGTAACAGTTAAACTCCGTATATACTTACAAAACCTTTACATATTCCAACTAAAACTTCAGGAAGTAGGCAGATAACCTTGATAGGAGGAGTAATTTGATTGGCATAATAGAAGTGGCTCATGGTTCAAGAACCAGACAAGCTAGTCCTCTATAGTACAGAAGTTTTGATACATAAACTGTGATACACATCTAACACTTGACAAGAATACAAGTAGAAACTAAGTAAAATCAGAGCAGCATATACCAACAAATGCTTGCAAAGTCAAGGCAACAGTATCCGTAACAATGAACAATTAAAAAGAGAATATTACCAATTACTCAATGTCTCTATCATATTCCCCAGTTGACCAGGTCGGAGATCCCTCCCTGCTGCAAACTGAACCTGCAATAACCACCAAACAGATTATTGatccaatcatcaaaacattaaaaattaaataatagaAGTCGAACAAGGTTGAGAATCATCAAACCTCAAAGCATCTCCGCAACTGATCCAACTTTCCCCTAACTATGCCCTGTCCACCACAAAAGTTACCAAGTAAAGGGTTACGGAACAAAAACCAAAATTACAGCACATCAATCCTTCATTAATTTTAATGTAATGCAATGGTAGAAAACAATCCCAACAAATCATGGTATGAACCGTATATATGCCGAAAGGCTTCAAAGATAAACTGTCATGTCTTATGGTCTTACACtggtttcttgaaaaagaatgtTATATTACTTGTTCCCAACGAAATGATGAGGGAGGTGAAAGCAGTACACATACCACATACATGCACTCATTAATCAAAAAATCTTCAAGTTCACGCACATTTGAAACATCCAACTCCTGCATAAGACCTTCATAGGGGAGTACCTATCATCAGAAAAAGAGATAGAGAGCAATCAGAGACTGTAAACAATTATAAAAGACCACAATGTAGAAAACAATAACATAGGGACCTATTTCTGGTTTGTTTGTAAATAAAGAATTAATGATGctatacaaaacaacaaaagcaacagcaatgattagaagtgctaaaaAAGCTTTAGAGTCTTCTATCTTGGGAATCCCCTTGGAAGAATCAGCTTATGCACCTGCATTGTATTATCCTCCAAACTATGTTAAAGTAGAACAAGAAAACACCTGTCTAACTTTGTTACCTGGAGGCATAAGAAACACCAAAAGAGAGAACCAAAACAACAAACTAGACAGAAAGTTGAATTGACCACAAAATACATCAAAGATTCTATATTAGTCACAATAGATGAATGACCAGCATTACAATAccaaaaaacaacaaaaggtgtcacaaaaaaagaaaaaagggaagggTTTCCTTGTCGCATAAGAACATCCTGTCCCTCAACAAGTTTGCAGCACACATAAGTCCCTTATGGCTTCAATCTGTTTATATAAATAGGATAAATCACCATCGGCTCTTCCAAGTTCCAATAGTAAACCTATTCAGCTAGCAACTATCAAATAGAAAAATACTTCAAAACAGAACGAGTTTTCTACTACTAATAGTAAGAACAAACTCCCAACTATTACCATTCTTCGTGCTTATTCgaaagattaaaaaattttgaggCAATATACCTTGTTTGACTTTAAAGAATTTTGAGGCAATATACCTTGTTTGTCTCAGCCAGAGTAAGCACTGTGAGCTGTTTTAATTTGAGTACTTGATCAGGTAATAAGTGCGGAAGCCGGTCAGCAACACCTACAAAATGCATGCACATTTTCCAATAATAACATCACTAAAAGAGGCAAAGATTTTTTTCCATGCATCTAAGTAGATGACCACAAGCCAATACAATCAGGTTCTAATCAGATCTCAAAGACATATAAAAGACCTGCGGTGTCCAACAAATAGCTTTCAAAAAGTAACATGCAATACAGTCATTCGAATATTACCGCATTCCGATAACATTTTCCAGCTTCCAACATTCAAATTATGAACCAGATCACCATCACAGTGGGCGTAGAAAATTTAACCAGCTATAAATCTCCTCTGAGATACTAAATAACTAGCAAGGAGCAATAAATTGTTTCCCATCATCCCTGATTGTGTTTCATTTCCTTAATTGCAATATAAAAGATAATGTCAGACAAAAGCCAACATCTCACATAATTTGAGAAGATTTTGTGCAGTTTAACTCTTAGTGCCATCTCGCTATATCTAATTTCTCTTGACATTAACCATAACCAACCCACTCAAAGAAACGTTGAAGGCAACACAATACTCAGAATTACAAGAAACAGGGACTTCAAGAGATGGAGAACTgctaccaaaaagaaaaagtacaTCAGAAGCGAAGTACACGATGATCATGAGTGCTTACTCTTGTATTCACTCCATGTTCCGTGGGCAAACAACCGAAGCAACTCTAGATACACAGAATGCTCTGTTCCCTGAAGCTGTATGAAGCACCAGCAAATCAGAATGTTCACCAAAGAAAATGTCAAAGTGTTTTTAGAACACAAAATTAATAGAAACAAAAGAGTTCAGACGCGACAAATTGGTTTTCACACAGAGAACATGCATCATCCAAAACGGCCATATCTCAAAAACTAAGCCCTGGTACACCATAGCGGTATTTCATAATAGCCAAGGAAAGTCAATAATTTGAGTGCAGAAATACGCATGAATAGGAGCTGGGAGCTGAGCCCTTCAGCTTTCGTCACAGTGGGCACTCACAGATTTATTGCCTAGACACGTGCTAAAACATAGTCATTTCTGAAGGCCAATTTGTTCTGAAAAATGCCTTCTTTTGATTCTATATGCTTCTCCATGTTTTATGTCCTCTAAACTGTCGCAGTTCACTTGGAAAACAAAACTCATAATTCAAAAACTTCAAGTGCAAAACCAGAAACCatatatatgaatataattAAACCAAGATTAAAACTTGCCCTAAACGACATTAGGTCTCCCTTTATATAAATGTTTTGACCCTACTGCCAATTCTAACATGGCACGTGAAGAAACTAACAGACCACGTTTGTACGGAACCCAATTCTCTTAAAAGCCCACGACAGGGGCAGGACCAAAATTGTCTCTCTTACACTCCCTCAACTTAACCCAATAAATAACCATACAATACTTCAGCAACATCATACAGTCCGGATATACTTGTACATCTTTGTATGCAAACATACAATACTTCCGTGAGATAGAGATCATCAGGACATACTTACACATCTTCGTACTTATGTGCAAAATATTCAAGCGGAGACTGAACAAATTTCAAGCATATTGACAAAATAAAAAGCCAACAGGTGTACTAATTAATCAGGAAACAAGAATTAAGACAAAGAACACGCATTGAAAAAACATCAAATTAGTTTGAGAGACATTCTAAAAATTTACTGAAGCACAATTCCACGAAGTGCAACAAcggaaggggaaaaaaaaggtcAGCACATAAAAAGGTCAtctgattttaaaaaaaaaaaaaaacaacaaataaccaaaaaaaatactACAACAGGTTGCCGTCTGATtccacaaataaacatataattGTACGCGAATGGAGCGGGTAGGGCACAATTGGAGACCTCAAGAACAGTGGGAACGGATAGAATCTCGGAGAAGGCGAAGAGAGAAGGATGCGACGTCGCCTCGGTGATGACGGAAGCAAGTGCCGGCCCTTTCTGATTCGAAGCTTGTTTAACAAAACAATCGATGTGCTCGGCTTGCTTTTGTTCAATATCCATCTTCTTCGATTTCTATTTcgacaaaaatatatatatatttatacgtattaaaaactaaaatcttcCCTCTGCAATCTGTATTAATAATAATCTATTTCCAGAGGAAagatttagggtttcttttttctttcctcagAGAATTTTGGGTTTCCCCGAACGAAACAAAGGTTTTGGGTAAATCAATAAATACTGAATTTGGTGGAGGCCCTGGAGGGTTTTGCCTTTTCGGCTTCATAGATACATGGTTACAGCGTACTTGTATCGGCCGGGAAGACAGGTTAAAACTTGGGCCGGAGGTTTTCTTCAGTCCTGTAATTTATAATGCTACACTTCAGCTCAGCTCTATCATTACTCTAATTTTATTTTAGGTTTAGTTTTTTTATATTGTATATTGGGCTACGTGCATGCTGTGTCATTTCTTTCAATAATCTGAAAGTGTATGATATTAAATGTATGCCGCATcattttttgaatttaaatttacatTCAATTTTGTAATATACATCTAAATATGTAAGTGTATGCATTGTAAATgcataaaatatttatttcgtcaatatatatatattattagtgtataaaataattacttttaatttttcagaatttttaAACATAATGTACGGATGATCAGTTGTATACTTAACCTAATGGTCAACTCACAAATTGGTTGTTAATGAATTTTATTAGGATATCCTATGAATGGTGAAACTTTCATTTGGGGAGAGACAAAACCatttatgaaatttttttaaaaaaaattagtccctaaaaaaaatatcaattttttattaattttttttttttacagttGCTGGAGGTTTTGTTTTAGAAATATGGACGAAAGAATTGTATTTTATACACCAAACTTTACACTTACAAAAGAATTGTTTTTATGCACTAAACTTTGTATATTATTGCataataaaattttgagaaggTAAAATTTATAGCCTCCACAAATGATCCAttaattttaagatttttttttttaccaaaacagAGTAGAATATATAATTGTGGTGCAAATTTCaaaatacattaaaaaaaagCTTCTAACTCTTACTTTCAATTGTGATTAGTATTTATAGAATCTTTCgcattttttacctttttttttttcaagagagACAATAAatacaaaagggaaaaaaggaaatgatttgCATCAGCCTTTTGTTAACGGATATGGCCAATCTTTTTTCCTCGATATGCCCAATATTTCGGATCAATTTAGGTAGTCATTAATTCGAATGGcagaaaaattaattaattaaaaaaaatcttgttATTAAACGATGTAAATCCATTTTTAATGACAAAAACGAATACAAGCAAACAGGACCTTAAATAGACGGCTGATTTTCTGAAACGCGCCAGCTCGACCAGAGGTACTGGGTTAAGGACAACCGCCTGCGGTGGCCTCTCTCTGTCTTTTCGCCGGAGTAGATGTCGAGACCAGGAGCGGGACCTGAAACGCGAAGCAACCGAGCTGCCGTTCAAGCCACCAATGACGACGCCTCGGCCAGCAAATTGTACGATCTCTCTCCTCTTCACGAATATTTTGTGGCCTCAAAATCAATGCCTTAAAGCCAACAAATCCATTCCGACACACACAACACACAATCATTGAGCACTCACTGGATGTACATATGTTTGTCATAGGTCTTGTGTGAACAAAGGTTACATGAAAGATGATTACGTTCATTTTTTCGTACGGAGGCCAATCAGGCGATCTCCCATAATTAATCGAGGTAATTAGTTGAATTTATCCAGTTTAATTGCTCCGGTGGAAATATTGCCtctaaattttgtttctttttatttaaattttttctcaAAGGTTATTTCGCGCGCTGGGCGGTTTTTCGGAAGCTCCTCTATCAGTTTCTTGATTGTGTTGATACTAAGAAACAAATACTGTCACTTGGAGCTGGTTTTGATACTACGTATTTTCAATTAAAGGTGCGATTGCCTTTCTTCCAACTTCAGAAGCATGTGTTGTGGGTTTGGTTTCGTTAACTTGATATTCTTTCCGGCAGGATGAAGGGAGAGCGCCTGATTTGTACGTGGAACTAGATTTTAAAGAGGTAAATAGCTGAAATATTTGTAACCATCTTCTGGATTATTGGTTGTGTACTGGCTTAAATCTGATCTCGCATCTGTTTTTGGTTTGGCTTTTTACTACATTTTACTACAACTAACTTTTGTATGTACCTGTTTTTAGGTGACTAGAAAGAAGGCAGCTCTTATTGAAACTTGCAGTCCATTGAGAGACAAAGTTGGTGAAACCGCATCCATTTCTCAAGGTAACTCTAATGCTTTCAATTCacctaaaacccaaaaatttttcctttaatcTGATAGTGTTTAGTTCTGGTTGTCTGGATTGTTCTAGGAAACAGGGGGATAAACATAGCGAACTTCTTTCACGTTTTTAATTATGGGGCATATCTTGTTTGGAATAGTATTCTTGTCTTTATAGATGAAAAAGTGTAAAAATAATTCTTGCATGATATGAATGACTAAAGCTGTCCTTGTGGAGATTGCCTGAGTTCCCAATTCATGATGCAATTTCTTTTACAGTTAGAATTTAGATCCAGTCGACATGGATGTTTTTTGTTGGAGCAGTCTACATGGATTTTATATCATGGAAACTGATTGATGGGCTTACatggtttaaagcttttgaaAAAATACTAGAATTGCTTAGGAATCTTGTTTATGAATCTAttcaaacaaaaagaaaagaggaaagaTGCTGAGTCGTTCAGATTTCTGCAGGAATAAATATCCTGAACAGAATTGAGCTGAAGGCTTGGCTTTTTTAATTGGCTTTACATCAATGAGTATATGTTATATAGTGTGTGACACATTGATTGGTATTTCGAGTGCAGTTGATTGTATCGAGCTCAGTTTATGTTGCCTAATTACTAAAAAATGAAGTTCTGGATAAATGTTCACAAAATTTGGTTTATATATTTCTTCATGGTCTAATACGAGAGTCTTGGTTCATTTTGAGAGCATAGATGATCTCTGCACTTGAGCCGTCTCCAGGCATCTGTGTGCCATCAATTGATGCATTTCTTTTGCCCATTTCGATTCTTTTTGAAATTTAGCAGCAGCAATATAGTTACTAGTGAAtagtttttgttattttctgttaCCAGACTAAAATGTCGTGGAGATTGTAAGTGATTCCATGTCCTGAATGTTACCAGTTTTTTTGTTCATCTTAGAGATAAGCAAGAAGTTTAAAGGACTTGCTGTTTACACAGTTATGCCATGATACCGCTTTGTTGAATATGATTTTtttagtgtgtgtgtgtgtgtgtgtctgtaTATATAGTTGAGAAAGAAGAGGGGGTGGAAACAAGTCTGATAAATTTTTACTTGCTAATAGGTAGGTTGTATTTGCAATCCTTCCGGGCTTCCGCTGTAAAGTTTTTATCAATTGATACCTTACCAGCATTACATCCAAATATTGCTTGTTATCCTACTTTTGCATTGTCCAATGTTCGTTAATTCTAACCCAAAATCCAAACTGTCTAGAAAATGGGGAAGTGCTTGACGATCATTACAAACTGCTTCCAGTTGACCTGCGTGATATACAGAAATTAGATGATATCATATCTTTAGCAAATATTGATCCCAGGTATGAGTAGATGCTTTACTGAATGCTATATCTGGTTGAATTGCCTTTCTAAATGCTTACTCTCTTTCCCTATGCAAGTAATTAGAAGTAAAAATCCTGTGCTGTTACTGTTGATTGTACTctgtttgattaattttttccaTCGCAGTCGAGTCTGATTTATCTAAGGATAGTCTCGTGACTGTGTGTTCTCTGTGCATCCAAATAAGGGGCCTCATATATGTCCTTAATATTCCATTACGAACAAAAAATCCTTGATCTTTGTCATAAACATGTGATTGTGATTAGTTTAGTAGCAGAATACGTTGTTTCTTAATCTTCGATGTACGTTTTCTCTATTTATCATTTACTGTTTCTTAGAGAAGTGGACATGAGGTTGCTTAGAACATCTTTAGGTAGAAATGGGAATATATTACTAACAAGCTCAAATAGATTATTTTGTGGGAAGCTTTTTAG contains:
- the LOC113763074 gene encoding COP9 signalosome complex subunit 7 isoform X2 is translated as MDIEQKQAEHIDCFVKQASNQKGPALASVITEATSHPSLFAFSEILSVPTVLELQGTEHSVYLELLRLFAHGTWSEYKSVADRLPHLLPDQVLKLKQLTVLTLAETNKVLPYEGLMQELDVSNVRELEDFLINECMYVGIVRGKLDQLRRCFEVQFAAGRDLRPGQLGNMIETLSNWLVTSDNLLVSIQEKIKWADTMSELDKKHGKEVEEKVEEVKKSLKKLKTVSRPTLTSEGTRRSTLKVE
- the LOC113762343 gene encoding leucine carboxyl methyltransferase 1 homolog, producing MSRPGAGPETRSNRAAVQATNDDASASKLSCVNKGYMKDDYVHFFVRRPIRRSPIINRGYFARWAVFRKLLYQFLDCVDTKKQILSLGAGFDTTYFQLKDEGRAPDLYVELDFKEVTRKKAALIETCSPLRDKVGETASISQENGEVLDDHYKLLPVDLRDIQKLDDIISLANIDPSLPTFIIAECVLIYLDPDSSREIVGWASKTFSSAIFFLYEQIHPNDPFGQQMIRNLESRGCGLLGIYATPTLHAKEKLFLDQGWQRAVAWDMLKVYGDFIEPQERRRIERLELFDEFEEWHMMQEHYCVAYGINDAMGLFKEFGFPDSQHDASGTSSQPLPVKD
- the LOC113764167 gene encoding non-specific lipid-transfer protein A-like, whose translation is MKGITCSVLFMVASVLIMVQAGQGMSLTCGQVDTLLAPCIPYLTHGGEPGPECCNGVRSTKALAQNTEDKRQVCMCVKEAANRYANLEDDAVQALPVKCGVDVDIPVSRKINCDVIN
- the LOC113763074 gene encoding COP9 signalosome complex subunit 7 isoform X1 is translated as MDIEQKQAEHIDCFVKQASNQKGPALASVITEATSHPSLFAFSEILSVPTVLELQGTEHSVYLELLRLFAHGTWSEYKSVADRLPHLLPDQVLKLKQLTVLTLAETNKVLPYEGLMQELDVSNVRELEDFLINECMYVGIVRGKLDQLRRCFEVQFAAGRDLRPGQLGNMIETLSNWLVTSDNLLVSIQEKIKWADTMSELDKKHGKEVEEKVEEVKKSLKADIDFRGHEEIYSEGGMMDYEEDRGRPKRRRHPMG